From the Gouania willdenowi chromosome 19, fGouWil2.1, whole genome shotgun sequence genome, one window contains:
- the LOC114481190 gene encoding somatostatin receptor type 5, producing MDGVFVLEAQHNHTRVDNHFYFEDSTDGFGITMAIFYLVVCVVGLIGNSIVIVSVWKLDKMSSSTTVYIFNLALADGLFMVGLPFITSQNLQNHWIFGDVACKAVMVLDGINQFTSVFCLTVMSIDRFMALAEPLRFARWRTPRCAKIVSALLWLFSLLTILPMALHFSADSGLCIPDLVSDAWWLGVLSYTFVMGFALPFTVMTAAYTALLITMHSRRARITTPHQESNRLEQQVTKMVVAVVLVFGMCWLPFYTFNFCSLYQSGQMQTFTRAFEFVVLLSYSWSCANPILYACFSDTFRGHYRALLCPVTKASPSTPCNTEWYDLNDAGVRDVTVLP from the coding sequence ATGGATGGAGTATTTGTTTTAGAAGCACAACACAATCACACCCGTGTGGataaccatttttattttgaggaCAGCACAGATGGTTTTGGCATCACCATGGCCATTTTTTACCTTGTGGTTTGCGTTGTTGGCCTGATTGGAAACTCCATTGTCATCGTCAGTGTTTGGAAACTGGATAAAATGTCATCCTCCACCACTGTGTACATTTTCAACCTGGCTTTGGCCGATGGTCTCTTCATGGTGGGCCTTCCCTTCATAACCAGCCAGAACCTTCAAAACCACTGGATATTTGGTGATGTTGCGTGCAAAGCCGTCATGGTGCTGGATGGCATCAACCAGTTTACCAGTGTCTTCTGCCTGACGGTGATGAGTATCGACCGGTTCATGGCTTTGGCAGAGCCGCTTCGATTTGCACGCTGGAGAACGCCTCGCTGTGCCAAGATCGTATCAGCGCTCCTTTGGCTCTTCTCCCTCCTCACTATTCTCCCAATGGCGCTTCACTTCTCTGCGGACAGCGGCTTATGCATACCGGACCTGGTGTCTGATGCCTGGTGGCTTGGCGTTCTCTCCTACACCTTCGTCATGGGCTTCGCTCTTCCCTTCACGGTGATGACCGCGGCCTACACCGCACTACTGATCACCATGCACTCCCGCCGGGCACGCATCACAACACCACACCAGGAGAGTAACCGGCTGGAGCAGCAGGTCACCAAAATGGTGGTGGCGGTGGTGCTCGTGTTTGGCATGTGCTGGTTGCCGTTCTACACCTTCAACTTTTGCTCGTTGTATCAGAGCGGCCAGATGCAAACCTTCACCAGAGCTTTCGAATTTGTGGTTCTTCTGTCGTACTCATGGAGCTGCGCCAACCCCATCCTCTACGCCTGCTTCTCCGACACATTTAGAGGACATTACCGCGCCCTACTGTGCCCTGTTACCAAGGCCTCTCCCAGCACGCCGTGCAACACTGAATGGTATGACCTGAACGATGCAGGTGTACGGGATGTGACTGTTCTtccatga